In Desulfofustis limnaeus, the genomic stretch ATGGTTTTCATGGCGTCCTCCTCTGTGCGGGTGGTGGCTGATAAGCTCCTTTGCCTTGATAATTGCACCAATGATGCCAGAAGAGATTTTTTACGACTTTCTCTGTACCCTTTCAATATATTGAATTAACGAGATAAATGAGGTTTTCTCGGGGGTTTTTTCCGGGACACCCCGGCAGCTGTCGCCGTTGCTACAGCACTGTGGCAGAACAGAGCTAAGGTGTGGCGTCGGATGCGACAAAACTGTCGGATACTCTGGTAGATAGACTCTGAGTGGAGTGCTCTCTACGGAGGTGATCGCCCGCTCAGGGCAGACCCTTGAACACGGGTGCCGGGACCGTGTCGACGGTCCCGGCACGGCACGGCGATCAGGCCTGTTTCCAGCTGAAAACGACCGGCAGCCGGTAGAGGACAAAGCGGTAGACGATGAAGTAGAAGGCCAGCACGGTGAATACTATCCACGTTTCCTGCCAGGTGGGAATCTCCTGGTAGGTCTGCCAGTTGTACGTGACCAGCACCGTGTTGAGCCGGTTCCAGATGATGCCGGCCACGGCCACGGCGGCGCCGAAGCGGAGGATGGCCGGGCGCTGATGGTGTACCCCCCAGGCAAACAGGAGCATCGGCAGCACCACGCCGATCCCCAACTCGAGCAGGTAATAGGCGCCCCATCCGGTGATCAGGTACTGCCACTCCTGGTCATGGGCTACGGCCACCAGTTTGATCACCAGGTAGGTGATCATGGCGTAGGCGGAGCCTTTGGCGAGCCCGATGGTGATCCGGTCCAGGTTGTCGAGAAAGCGCTGGTCGCAGCGCCAAACCATGAAGTGCTTGAGCAGGGTGGAGACGATGATGACCATGCACAGACCGGCGAAAATGGAAGAGCAGAAGAAGTGGATCCACTGGAACTCGGGGGAGATCCAGAGCGGATGGATCTTGGCCGGGGCGTAGCAGAACAGGGCCCCGAGCGCGCCCTGGTGCAGCGTCGAAAGAATGATGCCGGCGATCGTCAGGCCGAGGGCGATGCTTTTGATCCAGCGCTTCGCCGCCGGCCAGCCGATTCATTCGGAAAAGGCCGGGACCATCTCGGCGATCTGCACCGACAGGTAGGTCGCCACATGCCAGGCGACCAGGAAGAGCACCGCCGCCGGCCCGAAAGAGACCAGCATCGGGTAGGTGAGGCGCCAGGGCATACCCAGGTCGACGAGCAGGTAGATGACGGCGAAGAAATAACCGAGCAGCCCATTGAGCAGGGCGAGCCGCTCGATGGGCAGGAAATCTTTGCGGTGGAAGATCTCGACGGTGGTACTGAGCAGGAACCCCGACGCCGACAGGGGCACCATACCGAACAGGCCGAAGCCGAGCAGGAGTCCCCAGGGGTAATCCTGCGAGCCGTGGGTGACCGCGGCCAGCCCGAAGAGATAGCGCTGGCCGAGCAGCGGCAGGCCGATCAGCAGGATGACGGCCAGCACCCAATTCATCGGGTTGCGAAGCAGTTGGGCCAGGTAGGCGGAACCGGACAGGCCGAGCAGCAGCTTCTCCTTGAGCGGCCATACTGAGCCGTGCTCTGCGCGGCTGCCGTCGATCGGCAGACCCGCTCTCTCATTGACCAGTGTTTTCATTGGGTTCCTCCCGGTCAGCTGGTTGTTCATCGGGGTTGTTCCGACCCCGGCCGGCAAGCAGGTGAAAACCGGCAAAGAGCGCGGGCCAGATGGTCAGGACCATCGGCACGATGGCGAGAAAATCCTTCACATAGGTGAGTATCGGCTGTTTCGGCACCCTCATGTCGAATCCGGCCTCTTCGTGCGGAACACTGGAGAGATAGAGCCAGGCGGTACCTCCCGCCTCATGCTCACCATAGATGTGGTTGACGTAGCGGTCGGGTCGCTCCCTGATCCGCGTACGACCGACGCGCAGCAGCGTCTCCCGCTCGCCGAAGGTGAGGGCCTGGGTCGGGCAGGCCTCCACACAGGCCGGCGGTAATCCCTTCACCAGACGGGTGTCGTGGCAGAAGATGCACTTCATGATGCGCGGGTGAAAGGCGCTTGCATAGTGAAAAGCCGGTATGGAAAAGGGACAGGCGATCATGCAGGTCCGGCAGCCGACGCAGACATCGGCATCGTAGATGACCGCACCTTCCGGGGTCTTGGTGTAGGCGTTGACGAAGCAGGCGGTCAAGCAGGCCGGTTCCAGGCAATGGTTGCACTGGATCTTGCGAAACAGGGGGTGCTCGAGCTGCGGCAGCTCGTAGCGGTTGACCACGGTGTAGGCGGTGTCGTCGGGTCGCCGCCGCCGGCCGTGTTCGTCGAGATCGAAGACCGAAGGGTCGGTAAACGAGCGGTCCGGTTCCGGCAGGTGCTGCTCCTGGTTGCAGGCCTCCTCGCAGCTGCGGCAGCCGATGCACCGGGTCAGATCGACGAGAACGCCCTTGCTCTTTTCGTAGCCGCTGAAATCACGGGCCGGCGCCGTCTGGGCACGACCGGTGAGCAGCGCCGTGCCGAAGGCCGCCAGGCCGGTTCTCAGGAACCTTCTGCGGGACAGCGTACCGTTCATGGCGGAATCCCTCCTTTTCAAGGTTGGCGTTGGTGGCAATCCAGGCAGCCGGTCGGGCCGCCGATCGCCTCGTGACAGGCAAGACAGTTCAAGTGATAGGCACCCTGCAGCCCCGGCAGATCGATATGATAGCTGGTGTCGACCGCCTGGCGGGCGATTCGGTCTTCGCTGAAGGGCTGGGCCGGGTGGCAGCTAGCGCATGACACCGATCCCGCCTGAGAGCCCGCCGAGTGGCAGCGGCTGCAGGCCGGATCGGTCGCTGCGTCGCCGGTGGTGTGATGATGACATGCACTGCAGGCAGCGTAAGCGGCGTGCAACCGGTGGTCGAAGGTGACGGTGGCGTAACGGTTGCTCAAGACGTCGATAACCACGGTTTCCGGCGGGTCGTCAGCGCCGGCGGCAGCAGTGCCGGGCCCCTGCAGGGCACCAGTTGCGGCGACGGTCAGGGTGCAAAGAAACGTCAGGGTTCGGGGGGTCATGGCCTGCTCCTTTTTTTAGGTGGGGACGATAGCCCATTTCTTTTGTTCTTCCCGGTGATGGTTCAGATAGCAGCGGTGGATGATGTCCACCTCCTCATGATCCAAGGTCTCCTGCACCAGCAGCGCCTCGGCAAGCATATGGAGAAAGGTGCTGTTTTTTTCCAGCAGGTCCTTTGCCTCCTGATAGCAGGTCTGGACGATCGTCCGTATCTCCATGTCGACCTCACGCCTCGTTTGTTCGCTGCGTCGCCAGGTGAAGCCGTCGCCGTCGGGCTGGTCGGTCGCATCGGAACAGGCCAGCGGCCCGATCTGGCTGCTCATCCCGAAATGACAGACAAGGCGGTAGGCGATCCGGCTCACCGTCTGCAGGTCGTTGCTGGCGCCGGTACTCAGCTGGCCGAACACCAGTTCCTCGGCCAGTCGGCCGCCGAGCAGGATCTTGATGCGGTTGACCAGATAGGTGCGCGAATAGGTGAGCTGCTCGTCGAAGGGCAGTTGCTGGGTGAGCCCGAGGGCTTGGCCGCGGGGGATGATGGTGATCTTGTGCAGCGGGTCGGTCTCCGGCAGCATGATGGCCAGCACCGCGTGGCCGGCTTCATGATAGGCGGTCAACCGCCGGGCCTTTTCGCTGATCACCACACTCTTGCGCTCCAGGCCCATGATGATCTTGTCCTTGGCCTCTTCGAAATCGGTCAGATCGACCATGGTTTTGCCCTTGCGCGCCGCCAGCAGCGCCGCTTCGTTGACCAGGTTGGCCAATTCGGCGCCGCTGAACCCGGGGGTGCCTTTGGCGATCACCGAGAAATCGACACTGCTGCCGATGGCCACATGGCCGCTATGCACCTCGAGGATCTTCTGCCGGCCCCTGATATCGGGCAGGGTCAGGGTGATCCTGCGGTCGAAGCGGCCTGGCCTGAGCAGGGCTGAATCGAGAATATCCGGGCGATTGGTGGCGGCGACGACGATCACCGTTTCATGCGAGGTGAAGCCGTCCATTTCCACCAGCAGCGCGTTGAGCGTCTGCTCCCGCTCGTCGTTGGAACCACTGCGGTACTGGGCGGCTCGCTTACCGCCGATGGCATCGATCTCGTCGATGAAGATGATGCAGGGCGCGTGCTTTTTCGCCTCGCCGAAGAGTTCCCGGACGCGGGAGGCGCCAAGCCCGGCGAACATCTCGACAAAATCGGACCCCCCAAGCGAATAGAAGGGGACCGACGCCTCCCCGGCGATCGCCTTGGCCAGCATGGTCTTGCCGGTTCCGGGCGGGCCCTGCAGCAGAACGCCTTTGGGGATGCGGCCGCCAAGGGCGCCGAATTTAGCCGGGTCTCTGAGAAAGGCGGTGATCTCTTGGAGTTCTTCACGCGCTTCGGAGATGCCGGCCACATCTTCGAACGAGACGCGGGGCAGGTTATGCCGGTTGCGCTGGTAGGTCTTGGTGCGGGCGAATTGTAGCGACTGGCGTGACTTTCTGGTGCCGAAGATCATCCAGCCGCCCAGGATCAGCAGGACCAGCAGCAGGTCACGGATGAAGCCACTGCTCTGGGATGACGGTTTGGTGATGATTTCGACCTCATGCCGGCGCAGCAGCGGCAACAGGGTGGACAGATCGGGGGCGTAGGTGGTGAAGCGGCGGTCTTCGCTATCGGTGCCGGTGATGACGCCGTCCGTGATAATCACCTGGACGATGTCGCCGTCGGTCAGATCATCGAGAAAGGTACTGTAGGATCGCTCCGGCAGACGGGAGCTGATCTGATACATGTTATAGCCGATGAACAGCAGGATGGCGCCGAGCCCTATCCAGAGAAGGCCGCGAAACGGTATGCTCATGACTGGCCTCCTGCCCGGCAGGCCTCGGGCGATCTTCTCCGCAAACCGCCGGGAGGAGGCAGCAGCAGGGCCTTGACCAGTTGCTCGAAGCGTGTGCCCCGGTCGCTCAAGCGAGCGTTGGACTGAAAGCAGAAGTCGTCGAGATGTTCCTGCAACCGCGCCGCTGTCATTTTTGGTCCCAGCCGGTTGGAAAATGACCCGAGACAGTCATCGATGGCCTCGTTCGCCCGCTCTTGCCGGAGACAGCGGGGCTCCTGCAGGTAGAGTCGGCCGGGACTTGAATTGAGAAGAAATTCCGGTCGGTCCGGGGTCAGGATGGTGCTGCCCGGTTCGCTGCACCGTTCGATGAAGCCAAGCAGCACGTCGGCGGCCAGGGTCGAGTGCTGAGCCATGCTCACCCGGCCGTGGAACCGGAGCTTCGGCTCCACTTCCACGGCCGCCAGCAGGTAGCGGCCGCTTGCTGGGGCGACTCCGAAACGGATAAAACGGCTATCGATTTCGATGGACCCGGCGCAGCGTTTCCGGTTGGTCCGTTTCATGGCCAGACGAAGGATCTTCAGCCACTTCCAGGCGCTCTGATAGCTGTTGATATGAAATTGGTGCTGCAACCGTTTGGCGCTCAGAGCCTCCTGCGGACCAGGCCATCCGCAGCCACGTGGAGGGCGGTTTTTTGGTGCCGTGCAGCAGCGGCAGGTAATGGTGGCCTGGGGTTTTCTTCTCCCGCCGGAGAGGCCGCAATAGGGGCAGATGAAGTCGCTGGGCCAGCGTAGCTGAAAGAGATAGCGGACACACCAGGTCTCGTCCCTTAACAGGGTGGCTGCCTGGTCGTCGTGATGCGGTAGGGGCATGGCTTCGTTCATCTGTTTCCCTCCGTGCTGTCGGGCGCTGCGAACGACGGTAGTACTGGGAGCTGTGCATATACAATGCCCATGTGGTTGTTTTGCAGGCTCTTTCCTCGGCGCCGCAGAGCAGGGGATAATTGCTCGGATTATCCATGAAAATGGGGAGCGGTGGGGGCGTCTTCGGAAAACCTGCCCCGGTCGTGACGAGCAACGGCAACGCCGTCGCGGCCGACGGACGGGCTGTCGCCACACTTGTGTGGCAGGCATGCGACACAAGTGTGGCGACACAGGTGTGTCTGGGTGGAAACCTTATTCGAGGGAAATGACCGATAGATCGATGTGGTATTCCTTGATCTTCCGGTACAGGGTCGAGCGATCGATACCCAGCAGGCGGGCCGCTTTCGCCTTGTTGCCGCCGCATTTACCGAGAACGCTGAGGATGTGCGAAGCAGCGACAGGGGTGTCGGCCTCGGCCTCGGCATCGGCGCTGGCGCCTCCGGTCGGTACCGCGGCCGGAGGCGGTGGCTGCACCAGGTGCAGCTCGGGCGCCGGCTCCGGAGATGCGTCAGAGCGAGCCAGTTCCGGGGGCAGATCGTTGGAGGTGATGGTGACGCCCGGGCAGAGGACGACGGCCCGTTCCATGACGTGCTCCAATTCCCTGACGTTGCCCGGCCAGTCGTGACTGAGCAGCAGTTTGATGGCGTTGTCGGACAGCCCGTTAATCGGTTTTTTCAGGTCTTGCGAGAATTTCCTGACAAAATGATTCGCCAGCAGCACGATATCGCTGTTGCGCCTACGCAGCGGCGGCAGCGAGATATCGATGACCCGCAGCCGGAAATAGAGGTCTTCCCGGAAGGTACCCTGTTGTACCTTTTCCTTGAGATTGACGTTGGTCGCGGTGATCACCCGGGTGTCCACGACCATCGGCGTGTCGCTGCCGACCGGGTAGAAGGTTCTCTCTTGCAGGAAGCGCAACAGCCGTAGCTGCGTCATGGCGGAGATCTCACCGATCTCATCGAGAAACAGGGTGCCGCCGTCGGCCTGCATGATCAGGCCGCGGCGATCTTTGTCGGCCCCGGTGAAGGCGCCTTTTTTGTGGCCGAACAATTCGCTTTCCAGCAGATTTTCCGGGATGGCGGTGCAATCCAGCTTCACCAGCGGCATCCGGTTGCGGCTCGATTCCCGGTGCAGCGCTTCGGCGGCAAGCTCTTTGCCGGTTCCCGACTCGCCGGTGATCAACACGGTGGTATCGACGCGGCCGACATTTTCGATCATGGTGTAGACCGCCTGCATCACATCGCTGGAGCCGATGAACCGGTGAAAGCTGGAGCACCGGCTGCGCTGCTGCAGACAGCGTACCGACATGTCGCGGATGACCAGGACGGCCCCGTGCCGGTTGTCTCCCCCCTCGCAAAACGGTGAGGTGCAGATGCTCAGGATCTTCGGCTTGTTGTCGATGGTGTTGCACTCGAAGCGGTGCTCAACCACCTCTTCACCGGTCTGCAGCACGCGCAGCAGGTCGGTTCGCAGGGTGGAGAATTCGGCGGAACAGAAGGTGGCGCTGAGATTGGTGCCCTCGGTACAGCCGGGAAGCAGATCGGCAAAGAGTTGGCGGGCGGCGGCGTTGAGATTGATAATGTTCAACTCGTCGTCGACGATGATGATGGCGTCGGTGACGCTTTTGAAGACGGTGTCGAGGAGCAGCCGGTATCGTTCCCGCTCCTCCTCCGCCTGACTCTTGAGACGTTCCAGCTGTCGTTGGCGCAGCACCAGCCGGACTGAGCGCAACAGGGCATCCTTGTCCACCGGCTTGACGATATAGTCAAACGCCCCGTAACGGAGGGCGTCGGCGGCGGTTTTCACCTCCGGGTAACCGGTGATGATGATGAACGGGCTGTCGATGCCGTTCTGCCGTGTCCGGCGCAGCAATTCGATACCGGATGCTTCGTGCAGAACGATGTCCGAGATCACCAGATCGACCGGCCCGGAAGAGAGGATCGAGAAGGCCTCGTCGAAGGTGGCGGCGGTCAGGACGGGATCATATCCCTCCCGGGAGAGAAAGAACTGAAAGGTCTCCCGCAGGCTGGCCTCGTCGTCGACCACCAGGATCGAGCCGGTTTTTGGTGCGCTGTTCATGGACATCCTCCCGTGCGTTCGCGGTTGTCGAGCTGCTCGATCAGGAAAAAGTGCTCTGGTCGCGGAAAACGACCACGGCGCCGGTGATGACCGAATTGTCGATGATCGGCGTACTCACATATTCCACCGGAAACCTGGTGCCGTCCCTGGCCCAGAAGACATCGTCGGAGCTGGCATGGACGATGCCGTCCCGATAGGCCTGGCGAATCGGGCAATCGTTCGGATCGTGGACGCTGCCGTCGGCATAGTGATGGTGCACCAGGTCGTGGTGGCTCCGACCGATCAATTCTTCCCGGGACCAGCCGAGCATCACCGTTGCAGCAGAATTGACGAAGGTGACGTTACCGTCGGTGTCGAGGCCGAAAATCCCTTCGCCGGCCGAGTTGAGGATTAGCTCCATCTGCTTTTGCAATTCCTTGCTCTTGGTTTCCGCCTGCAGCCGCTCCGCGATCTCCCGGTTCAGTGAGGCGTTGACCACGCCGATCTCGAAGGTCCGTTTGTCGATGGCCTGTTCCAGATGATAGCGGCTGTCGGTGAGTTCTTTGTCCCGCTCATCCAAGCTCTTTTGTATTGCATCGATACGCTTGCGCTGCGCCGAGACGACGGCAACCATCAGGTACAGGGCCACGCAGAAGAGGGCGACGATGCCGGCGACCGGCCCGATGATGGTGTCTGGTGCTTCGGTTCGGCCCTGGGCGACAAACGCCGGGACTATCAACAGCAAGGTGTAGATTGCCAGGATGATGCCCAGCAGGGTGGTGTTGCGCGGTGCACTAAGCATGGGTGCCTCCTTCGCCGGCGACCACCGGCAGATCGAGCTGGACCGTGGTATAGGAGCCGTAGCGGCTCTTTATCCGCAGATAGCCGCCGTTATCCCGGA encodes the following:
- a CDS encoding NrfD/PsrC family molybdoenzyme membrane anchor subunit; protein product: MKTLVNERAGLPIDGSRAEHGSVWPLKEKLLLGLSGSAYLAQLLRNPMNWVLAVILLIGLPLLGQRYLFGLAAVTHGSQDYPWGLLLGFGLFGMVPLSASGFLLSTTVEIFHRKDFLPIERLALLNGLLGYFFAVIYLLVDLGMPWRLTYPMLVSFGPAAVLFLVAWHVATYLSVQIAEMVPAFSE
- a CDS encoding 4Fe-4S dicluster domain-containing protein, with protein sequence MNGTLSRRRFLRTGLAAFGTALLTGRAQTAPARDFSGYEKSKGVLVDLTRCIGCRSCEEACNQEQHLPEPDRSFTDPSVFDLDEHGRRRRPDDTAYTVVNRYELPQLEHPLFRKIQCNHCLEPACLTACFVNAYTKTPEGAVIYDADVCVGCRTCMIACPFSIPAFHYASAFHPRIMKCIFCHDTRLVKGLPPACVEACPTQALTFGERETLLRVGRTRIRERPDRYVNHIYGEHEAGGTAWLYLSSVPHEEAGFDMRVPKQPILTYVKDFLAIVPMVLTIWPALFAGFHLLAGRGRNNPDEQPADREEPNENTGQ
- a CDS encoding cytochrome c3 family protein — translated: MTPRTLTFLCTLTVAATGALQGPGTAAAGADDPPETVVIDVLSNRYATVTFDHRLHAAYAACSACHHHTTGDAATDPACSRCHSAGSQAGSVSCASCHPAQPFSEDRIARQAVDTSYHIDLPGLQGAYHLNCLACHEAIGGPTGCLDCHQRQP
- the ftsH gene encoding ATP-dependent zinc metalloprotease FtsH, yielding MSIPFRGLLWIGLGAILLFIGYNMYQISSRLPERSYSTFLDDLTDGDIVQVIITDGVITGTDSEDRRFTTYAPDLSTLLPLLRRHEVEIITKPSSQSSGFIRDLLLVLLILGGWMIFGTRKSRQSLQFARTKTYQRNRHNLPRVSFEDVAGISEAREELQEITAFLRDPAKFGALGGRIPKGVLLQGPPGTGKTMLAKAIAGEASVPFYSLGGSDFVEMFAGLGASRVRELFGEAKKHAPCIIFIDEIDAIGGKRAAQYRSGSNDEREQTLNALLVEMDGFTSHETVIVVAATNRPDILDSALLRPGRFDRRITLTLPDIRGRQKILEVHSGHVAIGSSVDFSVIAKGTPGFSGAELANLVNEAALLAARKGKTMVDLTDFEEAKDKIIMGLERKSVVISEKARRLTAYHEAGHAVLAIMLPETDPLHKITIIPRGQALGLTQQLPFDEQLTYSRTYLVNRIKILLGGRLAEELVFGQLSTGASNDLQTVSRIAYRLVCHFGMSSQIGPLACSDATDQPDGDGFTWRRSEQTRREVDMEIRTIVQTCYQEAKDLLEKNSTFLHMLAEALLVQETLDHEEVDIIHRCYLNHHREEQKKWAIVPT
- a CDS encoding sigma 54-interacting transcriptional regulator; its protein translation is MNSAPKTGSILVVDDEASLRETFQFFLSREGYDPVLTAATFDEAFSILSSGPVDLVISDIVLHEASGIELLRRTRQNGIDSPFIIITGYPEVKTAADALRYGAFDYIVKPVDKDALLRSVRLVLRQRQLERLKSQAEEERERYRLLLDTVFKSVTDAIIIVDDELNIINLNAAARQLFADLLPGCTEGTNLSATFCSAEFSTLRTDLLRVLQTGEEVVEHRFECNTIDNKPKILSICTSPFCEGGDNRHGAVLVIRDMSVRCLQQRSRCSSFHRFIGSSDVMQAVYTMIENVGRVDTTVLITGESGTGKELAAEALHRESSRNRMPLVKLDCTAIPENLLESELFGHKKGAFTGADKDRRGLIMQADGGTLFLDEIGEISAMTQLRLLRFLQERTFYPVGSDTPMVVDTRVITATNVNLKEKVQQGTFREDLYFRLRVIDISLPPLRRRNSDIVLLANHFVRKFSQDLKKPINGLSDNAIKLLLSHDWPGNVRELEHVMERAVVLCPGVTITSNDLPPELARSDASPEPAPELHLVQPPPPAAVPTGGASADAEAEADTPVAASHILSVLGKCGGNKAKAARLLGIDRSTLYRKIKEYHIDLSVISLE
- a CDS encoding PAS domain-containing protein; translation: MLSAPRNTTLLGIILAIYTLLLIVPAFVAQGRTEAPDTIIGPVAGIVALFCVALYLMVAVVSAQRKRIDAIQKSLDERDKELTDSRYHLEQAIDKRTFEIGVVNASLNREIAERLQAETKSKELQKQMELILNSAGEGIFGLDTDGNVTFVNSAATVMLGWSREELIGRSHHDLVHHHYADGSVHDPNDCPIRQAYRDGIVHASSDDVFWARDGTRFPVEYVSTPIIDNSVITGAVVVFRDQSTFS